CGAAATACTTAGCGATATCGTTAGCTACCGAAAACGTGGTCAGGGCGCCGCGGGTAATTAATAACTGTTTGCCGATGGTCACTAAATCGATCAGCTTGGTCGGGTCGGAATCGAGGTCCACCATATTGGCAGCCTCCTTCGCCGCTTGGGTTCCGGAGTTCATTGCCACACCGACATTAGCCTGGGCCAGTGCCGGTGCGTCGTTGGTTCCGTCTCCCGTCATGGCAACTAACTTGCCCTTGGCTTGCTCGCGACGGATCACCTCGATCTTATCTTCCGGGGTGGCCTCGGCGATAAAATCATCCACCCCCGCCTCCGCCGCGATCACCGCCGCCGTGATCTGGTTGTCGCCAGTGAGCATGATCGTTCTCACACCCATGCGCCGTAATTGGTCAAAACGCTCTTTTAATCCAGGTTTCACGATGTCTTTGAGATAAATAACCCCGTAGATATCGTTACCCCGACAGACGGCCAGGGGAGTCCCCCCCAAACGGGAAACCCTTTCCTGTGCCTGATCGAGGCTGGCGGGAACGGAACCCCCCCTAGAACGGACGAAACCTTTAATCGCTTCTACGGCCCCCTTGCGGTATTCCTCACCGTCCCTATCGGTGCCGCTCATGCGGGTACGAGCCGAGAATGGGACTCCCTCGCCGGGTTGACCATCGATATCGAGGTTTGCGCCCAAATTCCGGGCTAAGGCAACGATCGAGCGTCCTTCCGGGGTTTCGTCGAAAAGGCTGGCCGCTAGACAGACGCGGGCTAATTCCTCGAGGTTATGACCGTTGGCCGGGATAAATTCATCAGCCAGCCGGTTGCCGAGGGTGATTGTTCCCGTTTTGTCGAGAAGGAGGGTATTTACGTCACCGCAGGCTTCCACCGCACGCCCAGAGGTGGCGATGACGTTAAACTGAGCCACGCGATCCATGCCGGCGATACCGATCGCGCTCAATAAACCGCCGATCGTCGTGGGAATGAGGGCCACGAGAAGCGAGATCAAGATGGCGATACTGGAACCGGCCCGAAAAGTATCCGCGACCGCCGGACCGAGGCTCGTTTCCAGGAAACCGGCGATATAGTTCCCGATCGAGGGAATCGTGGCCACGACAATTAAAAAGACTTGGGTTAACACGGCCAGAAGTACCGTCAGCGCGATCTCGTTGGGGGTTTTCCTGCGCTCGGCCCCTTCCACAAGGGAGATCATGCGATCGATAAAACCCCGGCCGGGATCTTGAGTGATCCGCACTGTCAACTCGTCCGAGAGAAGCCGCGTACCACCGGTGACGGAACTGGCGATGTCAGTGCCGGGTTGTTTGAGGACGGAGGCCGATTCTCCAGTGATCGCCGATTCATCCACCGAACCGATTCCCTCGATCACTTCCCCGTCGGCGGGAATCACGTCCCCGGCCACCAGTTTCACCCGATCGCCCCGATGCAAGGCCGTGGAACTGACCGACTCGATCGATCCGTCGGCCAGGATTTTTCTGGCGATCGTGTCGCTGCGGGTCGATCGCAGGGCATCGGCCTGGGCTTTTCCCCGTCCCTCGGCGATCGCCTCGGCGAAGTTGGCGAACAGCACCGTGAAGAAGAGTATGAGGGTGATGATGCCGTTAAGTAGCCGTTGTTGTCCCCTATCACCGGCGATCGTGCCGAATAGATGCGGGTCGATCGTCACCAGGGCCGTGACGATTGTTCCCAACCAGACCACGAATAGGACCGGGTTACGCACGGCGATGCGCGGGTCGAGTTTGAGGAAGGACTGCCGGATCGCGCTTTGATAGAGACCGGTCCGGTTGACCTTGGGGGTGTGGTGGCGGTCGTCCCGGCGACCTCTCGGCACTCGCAACGGGCGGGGGGACTTAGAATTTCCTTTGTTCGTTCTCATAAATTATCTAAACTCCTAGCCGATCATCCTGGTGATTTGAAAGGCTTCCGCGATCGGCCCGAGGGCTAATATCGGCAAGAAAGTGAGCGCACCGAGAATTAAAATCACCCCCGCCGTTACGCCAGTAAAGAGTCCGGTATCGGTGCGGAGGGTTCCGGTGGTGGCGGGAACCGGTTGTTTGCGGGACATCCCATCGGCTAACAAGAGCAGGGCCGCGATCGGGATATACCGTCCGGCCAGTAAACTAAAGGAGGCGCTCAGATTCCACCAGAGAGCGGTCATCGTCGGTTTCGCCCCAGATGCGATCGCAAGCGGTGCGGGTTGGGAGTCCCCCAGTCCCTCGAATCCCGACCCGTTATTGGCGGCGGCGGAAGCGTACTCGTAGATAACTTGAGATAATCCGTGAAAGCCGGGGTTACTGATGCCCCGAAAGTCGGGAAAGGCAAGGGCGATCGCTCCGGGGATGAGGATGGCGATCGGGTGAACCAGCAGAATTAAAAAACTCGCTAACACCACTTCCCGCTTCTCGATTTTGCGCCCGAACAATTCGGGGGTTCTTCCCACCATTAGCCCGGTGACGAATACCGCCAGGATCAGATAGGCGAACAGGTAGGCGGTGCCGGTTCCCTGGCCGCCGAAGACGATTTGCAGGAACAGATTCGAGAGGGTGGCGAAGCCGCCGTTCGGCATCAAGGAATCGTGCATAGCGATCACCGCACCGCACATGGTGGCCGTGGTAGTCACTGCGTACAGGGCTGATTGCGCCCAACCGAAGCGCACTTCTTTCCCCTCGAAGTTAACCGCTCGATCGACCCCTAGCAGGGAGTTAACCGCCGGGTTGCCGTTATATTCTCCGATCGCTGTGATGATCGTAAAGCCGATGAAGATACCGAGGGGAATTAGATAGATTAATCGAGCCTGCTTGAGATTATCGGCGAAAACCCCGTAGGTATAGATCAGGGAGGTGGGAATCGAGAGAATAGCAACTAATTGCACCAGATTGACGAATCCGTTCG
This portion of the Microcystis aeruginosa NIES-2549 genome encodes:
- the kdpA gene encoding potassium-transporting ATPase subunit KdpA, producing the protein MLQGWIQIALTILIIVAITPFFGRYMARVFMEQRTLLDPLCDRAESLLYSFVGVKGKENMTGWQYLRAVLYSNAVIAILVFSLIAGQGVLPLNPTGIPAPTWDTTLHTTISFITNSDQQHYSGETTLSYASQIWGLGYQMFTSAGTGLAVGIAFIRGLTGRPLGNFYVDLIRAITRILLPISIVGAIALIIAGVPETLAGPAILPTLENPNLSQAIARGPVAHFEIIKELGENGGGFFASNSAHPLENPNGFVNLVQLVAILSIPTSLIYTYGVFADNLKQARLIYLIPLGIFIGFTIITAIGEYNGNPAVNSLLGVDRAVNFEGKEVRFGWAQSALYAVTTTATMCGAVIAMHDSLMPNGGFATLSNLFLQIVFGGQGTGTAYLFAYLILAVFVTGLMVGRTPELFGRKIEKREVVLASFLILLVHPIAILIPGAIALAFPDFRGISNPGFHGLSQVIYEYASAAANNGSGFEGLGDSQPAPLAIASGAKPTMTALWWNLSASFSLLAGRYIPIAALLLLADGMSRKQPVPATTGTLRTDTGLFTGVTAGVILILGALTFLPILALGPIAEAFQITRMIG
- the kdpB gene encoding potassium-transporting ATPase subunit KdpB, which translates into the protein MRTNKGNSKSPRPLRVPRGRRDDRHHTPKVNRTGLYQSAIRQSFLKLDPRIAVRNPVLFVVWLGTIVTALVTIDPHLFGTIAGDRGQQRLLNGIITLILFFTVLFANFAEAIAEGRGKAQADALRSTRSDTIARKILADGSIESVSSTALHRGDRVKLVAGDVIPADGEVIEGIGSVDESAITGESASVLKQPGTDIASSVTGGTRLLSDELTVRITQDPGRGFIDRMISLVEGAERRKTPNEIALTVLLAVLTQVFLIVVATIPSIGNYIAGFLETSLGPAVADTFRAGSSIAILISLLVALIPTTIGGLLSAIGIAGMDRVAQFNVIATSGRAVEACGDVNTLLLDKTGTITLGNRLADEFIPANGHNLEELARVCLAASLFDETPEGRSIVALARNLGANLDIDGQPGEGVPFSARTRMSGTDRDGEEYRKGAVEAIKGFVRSRGGSVPASLDQAQERVSRLGGTPLAVCRGNDIYGVIYLKDIVKPGLKERFDQLRRMGVRTIMLTGDNQITAAVIAAEAGVDDFIAEATPEDKIEVIRREQAKGKLVAMTGDGTNDAPALAQANVGVAMNSGTQAAKEAANMVDLDSDPTKLIDLVTIGKQLLITRGALTTFSVANDIAKYFAIIPTIFAAAGIGALNIMGLKSAQSAIVSALIYNALIIPVLIPLALKGVQFRPLTADQLLRRNILIYGVGGMIAPFIAIKIIDEIISAIGLR